The following is a genomic window from Nitrospira sp..
CCTCTGTGACAATCTCAGGAATCCCACCCCAGTTCGTCGAAATAACGGGAATGCCCGCGCAATAGGCTTCGAGTATGACGCCCGGATGACCTTCGCCTTCCCAGTACGTCGGAAGCACTAAGGCAGCATACTTAGCCATAGTGCTGATAACCTCTTCCTTAGCAAGAAGGCCACGGTATGTTACCGGAGATTCAGCAAACCATGCATTTGAAACATCATCCTGCAAAGGCCCATACACATCTACGGTGAGGCCGGTTTCGCATAGCACCCTCGCCGCGGCAATGATTTCTCCAATCCCTTTAGCAGGCTTGACATGCCCAACAAAGACAAAACGCCGTCGAGTGTTTCTGTGAGCCGTCGTAAAGGGCGCATCCAAGTGGCAGCGCCGACTATTAGGATACCACTTAACAGAGGTTGCAGACTGAGTCTCAAAATACTCAACAGAGGCTTTGCGCTCCAGCAGTAGCACATCAGCTCGCAACACGGTTAGGTCAAACAAGCGCTTTCTTAAGCCCACGGAACTGCGATGCCATGTCTCGATGTCGCCGCCGAATCCCCTGAAGATCCACTTGCGGCGAAATAGACGCGAAACGATATGCACCACGGGCCCGAACGTAATGGCCCCGTTGAGAGATGTATGAAAAGTCAGGACTGAGGCCCATGGCAGATGCCGGAGCAAGAGCGCCAGACAACGGAGGGCATGGAGGACATTATGAAATCCGGCAATAGTTGGCCGTGAGACGTCAATGACGCGAATGCAGATGTCATCGCTTGTCCGTAAGTCGTCGACCAGTTGTTTAAATAAGACCGTCGTGCCGCCTACTGGTGGCGGCAATCCACCGATGAGCAAAAGGTTCATAGTGGCCCTTGCTTTGCCGATGATAGGTGATAGAGCAATGCGGCTGGGTCAATACCTTTTCGGATGACACGCGCAGGAACCCCGACAGCGAGACAGTTCGCAGGGATATCCGTTACCACAACAGCATTGGCCCCAATGACCGAATCGTTTCCAATCACAATCGGCCCGAGGATCTTTGCGCCAGCGCCTATGTATACCCTATCTCCGATAGTCGGAACGCCTAACTGCGTGGCGTTCCCGCCAATCGTCACGCATTGATCGATATGGACATCATTGCCGATGCGAGCATCCCCATGGATAACAATGCTGAGTCCGCCATATCCCAGCACAACTCCGTGGCCAATGGTGGTTGTATGCGGCAACCAGCAGGCAAAGAGAGCACGGACTACATAATCAATTACACGTGGAAGAAATGGCACATGCCTACGATGCAGTGAATGCGCAAGTCGATGAAAACTGGTCGGGTTCAACATCTCACTCGTCTATCCGGTTATCGTTGGCGTACAGCGAGTGGTACTGGTTCAGATTGGACGACATCGTAAGCTTGCTGTTTGCAAAATGGATGGCTTTGTCTCGCAGTGCAGAGAAATTGTCTCGACGTATGAATTGAAGTATTTGATCGCACATATCAGCCGACTCATCAAGCAGCATCCCGACGCCTGCGGCCGGCAGCATGGTGCTGTAATCGCCAATACCCCGCGAGAGAATTACCGGAAGTCCGCATACAAGGTATTCCCCTACTTTCACAGGACTTGCGACATTATTTACCATGGTATCGTGGCGCATGATGAGTCCAACGTCTGCTGCTGAAAGATATCGATGCACTTCATTGTGGGCCGCTCCAAGCACAATGGTTTGATCTGCGGGGAACTGCTCGTCTTTAAGTCGCCGCGACACTTCTCCTTGACCGGTAGTCAAAAATAGCGCCTTGCATCGAGTATCTGCCAAGCAAATTCGCTTGAGAAGCGACACAATATCCCCGAGCCGTTGCCAAGCACTGGTGCCGCCGGAGTAGCAGAGGAGAATGCTGGTCTCATTGAGACCAAGAGTAGATCGAATCTCGTTGCGAGCGGATGCATCAAAATGAAATCGATTTTCGTCGACACAGGAGGGAATGACGACAACATCTCGTCGACCTGTTTGTTGGTTCAGATAGGCTCCGAGATTGTTGGATACTGTAGCAAGACGATCAGCTTGGCGGCTTTCGTGCAACTCCAGATAGGAAATAACTTTCGATTGCAGACTTGAACCTTTTTCTAATTGGTTCTCGAGGCCAACGATGCCTCGAATATCGAAAATTGATATGGCATTCAGGTGGCGCCCCAGTTTTCTGGCCCACATTGAGCCAGTAAATGAGCGTGAATAAATATGCGTGATCGCAGCATGGGAACCCGTCGAGCGTACATTCTGACAAACACTTCTACAGGCTTTCCAGATACCCCATGCACCTGCATGCGGTGAAAGGACCGGCGCAACATCGGCCGGCACCCCGTACTGCGCAGCGATCATAGCTGTGGCTTCCTGCGCTCGAGCGATTGAAGTCTCTGCGCCGGCAAAGCGGCAGGAGAACCCTTCACGATTCAAAAATGACGCAACGGAAAGGACTTGGGCATGCAAGATCGGACTGTCCAATGCCGGCCATTCCGGTACGAAGAAAAGGATTTCAGATTTCATCGGCGACACCTATTTATTGCTTCCACGAATTATCAGACCTTTCATCCCCTAACTATACAGACGCACTTTCTGTATTCGTGGCCCGTGTCTCTGTCGATGAGACGTTGCGCGTGCGCCATTTGTAATTGGCATCGAGGACCTTTGCAGGAACACCCGCAATGAGTGCCCCTTCCACATTGTGGCTTCCGACTACGACACTCCCTAGCCCAACGATGTTATCCATGCCGATGGAAGATCCAGGTGCGAACCGCGCTGCCGATCCGATATAGCAATTCGATCCGATTGCAATATGTCGCTCCGTGACCCCTATGCCGTGTGTCCAAAATTGGCTATGGGAACCTGCCACCCAGGAGTGCTCTCCCAGAGTAAACCCTCCGGTCGCATCAATGAGGTGGGATGACGTGATATGGCAACCGTCGCCAATTGCGCAGATACGGGCGTACCCCTTGCCAGCAAATCGTTTCTCAGTAACCCAGGCTCCACAGGAGATCTCATTATGCTTCCCAATGGAAACACCCGTGCCAATTTTGAGGTGGAACGGCCCAATGAAGTGATTAAACATCCCAATACTGGCCGTTCCAATATCTGCGCTATCCACTGCGATCACACTCATAAACCCAATCTTGGCTCCTTGTGCAATGCGATAGCCGAAGCACGCGCGATACAGAACGCGGCGTAGGCACCCGATGGGCATGGCGCTTATTATTATTCCAAATATAACTTTGCCGGTTGCCATTAAATATTCCTATCGTCGTTTGCACAGTTGACCCGTATCACGCTGCAAATAATTCAACCTGAAGCACCGCCGAACGACGGGGATGCCTGTGAGTAGACGGGATTCTGGCCTTGCGCGCGAGCGATGCTCGTGAGTGCCGCTCCTAACATGCCAATAAACAGGTTGGCTCCAAGATCGCCGCTGAACTGAGCATTAATGATGGAGGCGATGTAGCTTGCCGTAAGTCCTGCCAGCAACATGTGATGACTAGGCGTTAATCGGTATTTCAACGCGCGCATAAGAGCCAGCAGCGGACAGATGAAGGCGAATGTCAGAAGGCCGAACCCCACTAAGCCATTTTCATAGGTGACTTCAAGGAACACGTTATGCGGGTATGATCGTGCATCTTTACCTAAGGCGAGATAACCAAAGTCGCCGGTTCCGTGCCCAACTAGTAACGCAATGGGGTCGGAGTCCGCGATCGCGGTTATCGCGACCGTATAGGCTGGCAAACGCAGTGAGAGGTTTTGAATCTTCTCAACGAAACGTTCCTGAATAAACCCTTGCGGTAACATGGTAAAAACTCCGATTGCTCCTGCGAGAAGCACGCCTCCCACAACGACGGCAACACTTATTCGCGCCATAGCGCCTTTAGCCAGGAGTATGGGAGTAGATATGAATGAGGCGATCAATGCCACGAGCGGCCCTTTCGATCCAGTTGCAATGAGATACATAAACGCCAGACTGCTAAGAGGCAGACACCATAGAATATCGATCCATTGGCGACGAATGGCGACATAGGTCGCAAATACGGTGATTGCCAGAGCCAAATGCCTGGCAAGCAGAATGGGGTTGCCTTCCTCGCCAAAGCGAAGCCGAAAGAAACGATTTGCCCCACGAATCATGTCAATTGGATTGCCGAAGGTAAGCGCGGTGATGCCAATCAGAAGTACGCCGCCCATGACCAAACCATTCAGAAACGATTTGGCCGATGAGATATCGTCGGCTAAGTTATAGATGACCGTCCCTAATGCCCAGAAGTATGCGACGGTCATAATCGCTTTAGTGGCCCCATACACGGGGGCTCTCGAATATAGGATCCCCAAAGCGAGAAAAGTGCTGAGAGCCAAATACGACAATAACACCGGTGAGCCGACCCTGATCGACACACCTGTCAAAAACAGAAATATAAAAGCAGCAACAATGAAGCTGAAAAATATTCCACGCACATTGGGGATTTGATAGAGGTCTGTCATTGGCATGGATAGTTGAATAAACACGCCAATTCCAAACATGAATAGGCTTGCAGTCCGCCGCGGACGGATGACACCACGTGGCGTCTCAGCGTCAGGATGTTGCACGTATGTACTATCCTTTGGGCGAGATGCTGATTGAAGCAGGATTGACTGAGACTTCATCAATTGATTCCCTCTTACGCCGCAGCACGATTCGCGCGTATTTGTCCGATCATTCGACTGATCGCAGGGGCTATCGCGTTCAGGTCGCTGAGCCTGATTGTGTTAGTCGCAAACAATAGGGCGGTCGCGATAGCGCAGCAGCCAGCCTGGAGGAGAAAAGAATCTTGGGTGTAGGACGTAGCTATTAGCAAGAGTAGCAGCGGCACGGCAGCTCGAATAGTCACCATGAGCAACGTGTAACGTGTGTGCTGATCACTGCCAGCCAGCATCCAGGCACCGACCAGGTTGCCAAGAAATCCTGTCGCAATGAGCGCCATAGCTGCACCCAGTCCCCCATATCGCGGCACAAGTAAACCTGTACAGGTCACGATCATAAATAACTGAGGGATCGTTAATAGAAAGGCTTTCCTTGATTCTCCATTGCCAATGAGAATAGTTGAGAACAGATAATTGACGATTGCAAAGGCTATCCACACACTCAGCGCCTGCATTGTACTGACGCCACTGGCATATTTCTCAGAATAGAGAACCGTCATGAGCGGCTCTGATAGCAGGATGAGAGCAATGGCACATACCGATAACATAGCTGTCGTGATGCGCACGATCGCGACTTGCTGAGCCTCATCAGCTGATTGCTGTGCCGACAAATACCCAAGCACGGCTGGGCGGATTGACTCAAAAATACGCTGCAAGATCGCTGGAATCTGCATTGCCGCGGAGTACACGGCCAGTGCCGCCGTGCCCATGTAGGTTGTAAGTATCAGATCTGAGGCTCGCACCGTGATGGCCGACATGAGTGAGCCACCATAGAGCCAGCCGCCAAATTTGAGCAGCTCAGTGCTGCGGGAATGTCGAAATGTCGGAGCGAACAGCATCGGCATCCTTCCCCAGATCACACCGATACCGACGATCCGAGAAATGATCATTCCCCAGAGCAGAGAGCTAAGGCCTAATCCCATAAGGATGCTGCCGATTGAGAGAATTGCGCGGAGTATCTCAATGCCAGCACTCAAGGCAGAGAGTCGTACAAACTGTTTTGCACCGACAAGCAGTGACATGACTATTTGCAGGCCTGTCGTTAGAAATGCAATTGGCATGACGAATGCTGCATGTTGTTGAAAGTCTTGGTAGGGCCACAGTGACACCAGCAAAGGTGTCGCAAGCCCGGCCGCGAGACAGGCGATCGCTGAGGTAGTCACCGTCATAGTCAAGAGATAGCGTGACGTTTGAATAAATTCGGCAGATTCGACGGGCAAGAGCGAAAGAGATTTAATCGCTGTATTTCTCAGTCCGATGTCCCCCAGCAATGCCGCAAATTGGACGACGGCCATGACTAAGAAATATGCGCCTAACTCTTCCTGTGACAACGATCGAGCTGCAATCATAATCGTCAGGAGCGAGGCGGCCATCCCAAGTAGATTGCCTCCTCCAGACAAGACAATTGCCGACAAGTATGAAGTTTTTTCTTTTTCCATTCAATCAATCGCACGCTTGTAATTCCCACCCTGCAGGCACGGTCATTTTGATGGAGGGGGCGGGAGATTGCTTAGCAGTCTGTGAGATTGTCTCGTTTCAGTGGTTTGTTTTAGAGTGATGAACGATAGGTAGCGCTAACTCGAGATGGAGCGACGTGAACATGGTGATTTTTTGTCCTGCATTGTGACTTGATGAAATACCGGTTTACACTCCCAGCAATTGTCCGAGCTGCTCTACAATTCGCTCTGCCGTTTTCCCATCCCACTTCGGCGGAATCGCGCCCTTCTTCCACTGCCCTGCCATCAGTCGCGCGAGTGCCGATGGTAGTTTGGTTGGGTCGGTGCCGATTAATTCATTCGTGCCGATGGTGATAGTCTCCGGGCGTTCGGTGTTGTCACGCAAGGTGAGGCATGGGATGCCGAGCACGGTGGTTTCTTCAGTGATGCCGCCTGAATCCGTAATCACCCCCTTGGCATGTTTCACGAGGTAGTTGAATTCCAGATAGCCCAACGGATCGACATAGTGCATTGAAGGGAGTGCGTTCCCAGATTCACGCAGATTCTTGGCGGTTCTCGGATGGACCGGAAACACGACTGGCAGGCCATCTGTATTGGCGGCAATGGCTTGCAGGAGTCCCAGCAGTTGCTGCTCTCCATCCACATTCGCCGGGCGATGCAGGGTAAGGACAAAATACTTCCCTGATTCCAGATTCAGCTGGCTCCAACAGTCCGGTGGACGCAAGCGCGGGAGCTGTTTGAGCAAAGTATCGATCATGGTGTTGCCGACGAAGAAGATACGGTCGTCTGTGACACCGGCGCGGCGCAGATTCTCGTTTGCCGTCTCGCTGGTGGTGAAGAACCAGTTGGTGATGGAGTCGGTGACGACACGGTTGATTTCCTCGGGCATCGTCCAGTCGCCTGAACGGATGCCGCCTTCCACATGAGCAACGGGTATTCCTAATTTGCGGGCAACAATGGAACAGGCCATGGTTGAGGTAACATCTCCTACGACCAGACAGGCCGCACTCTTTTCTTTTAACAACACCTTTTCGTAATTCACCATAATGGCCGCGGTCTGCTCTGCCTGTGTGCCGGAGCCAACTTCAAGATTGATATCTGGGGCCGGGATGCCGAGCTCCTCGAAGAAGCTGCCGGACATGGCGCGATCATAATGCTGACCGGTATGGATCAGGCGAAACCGGAGGCCGCCTCCCCGTTTCTCCGCGGCATTCAGTGCGTCGATGATCGGCGCAATTTTCATGAAGTTGGGTCGCGCTCCGGCGATGAGATCTATGCGTTGTATCATATGGTCTGGTTTATTCCGGTTCTGCTCATGTTGAGGTTTATGTGACTAATCGATTGCATCACGAGGAACTACTTATCTGATTTAGATCTAATGGGCAACAAGGAAGTGATCTTCAGCTAATCATTCGTGTTCCATGGAAGGTAGCGTGTTGCTTGGAATACGACTTTCTTGATGGTTGGTTTTTCCGTCAGGGGCACTTTCTCGGCTCTTGCGTCTTGTGCCCAATAACCTAACTAGTTCGCGATCGCTCTATTAAGGTCGCTCGTCTCAACAATCATGGTTGTCGGAGCAAAACTTAGACCATAAAGGTTCAGTACTCACCTCTGCATGGTCAATGAGTTAGCCCTGTCGGGCTAATGGGAATCTGTATGGATGCAGGTTGGACCGTACAGAAATGAAACTTGATGATGGTGGTTACCGAAATCGACGCCGAAACAATATTGAAGGAGAGAAGGTTGCTCTCAGAACTGCACCTCACGCAGCTTGGTGCGATTGTCGAAATACCACTGGACGGTCTTTTTGAGTCCCTCACGCAAGCGATGGCGTGCTTGAAAGCCGAAGAGCTCTTTGGCGCGGGTGACGTCGAGGCAGCGGCGGGGCTGGCCGTTGGGCTTAGTGCGGTCCCACTTGATGGGACCGGCGAAGCCGGTTTCTTTGGCGATGAGCTCCGCCAGATTGCGAATGGCGACTTCCTCCCCTGTTCCTAAATTGACGGGAAGGCTATCGCTGTACTGCTCCGCGGCGAGCAGAATGCCTTCTGCGGCGTCTTCAACGTAGAGAAATTCTCGGCTTGGCGAGCCATCGCCCCATAGTTCGACATGGTCTTTCTTTAAATCCTTCGCTTCTCCGAATTTCCGGATCAGCGCTGGGATGACATGTGAGGTCTTGAGATCGAAATTATCCCGTGGTCCATAGAGATTGACCGGAAACAAAACGATGGAATTGAAGTCATACTGTTGGCGATAGGCCTGCGACTGGGCGAGCATCATCTTTTTGGCCAAGCCGTACGGTGCATTGGTTTCTTCCGGGTAGCCATTCCAGATGTCGTCTTCTTTGAACGGAATCGGCGCGAATTTTGGATAGGCGCAGATGGTGCCGAGCGCCACGAATTTTTTCAGGCCTACCTGGCGCCCAACTTCAATGAGTTGCGTGCCCATCATCAAGTTGTCATAGAAAAA
Proteins encoded in this region:
- a CDS encoding Putative Glycosyl transferase, group 1 family protein (Evidence 3 : Putative function from multiple computational evidences; MaGe:77308264) gives rise to the protein MNLLLIGGLPPPVGGTTVLFKQLVDDLRTSDDICIRVIDVSRPTIAGFHNVLHALRCLALLLRHLPWASVLTFHTSLNGAITFGPVVHIVSRLFRRKWIFRGFGGDIETWHRSSVGLRKRLFDLTVLRADVLLLERKASVEYFETQSATSVKWYPNSRRCHLDAPFTTAHRNTRRRFVFVGHVKPAKGIGEIIAAARVLCETGLTVDVYGPLQDDVSNAWFAESPVTYRGLLAKEEVISTMAKYAALVLPTYWEGEGHPGVILEAYCAGIPVISTNWGGIPEIVTEETGILVEPRDVAGLANAMRNLIDSDQLLARLSRGARSKAAEFDAGRWTQYFVNLCHELTTT
- a CDS encoding hypothetical protein (Evidence 4 : Unknown function but conserved in other organisms; MaGe:77308265), with the protein product MKSEILFFVPEWPALDSPILHAQVLSVASFLNREGFSCRFAGAETSIARAQEATAMIAAQYGVPADVAPVLSPHAGAWGIWKACRSVCQNVRSTGSHAAITHIYSRSFTGSMWARKLGRHLNAISIFDIRGIVGLENQLEKGSSLQSKVISYLELHESRQADRLATVSNNLGAYLNQQTGRRDVVVIPSCVDENRFHFDASARNEIRSTLGLNETSILLCYSGGTSAWQRLGDIVSLLKRICLADTRCKALFLTTGQGEVSRRLKDEQFPADQTIVLGAAHNEVHRYLSAADVGLIMRHDTMVNNVASPVKVGEYLVCGLPVILSRGIGDYSTMLPAAGVGMLLDESADMCDQILQFIRRDNFSALRDKAIHFANSKLTMSSNLNQYHSLYANDNRIDE
- a CDS encoding hypothetical protein (Evidence 4 : Unknown function but conserved in other organisms; MaGe:77308266), with amino-acid sequence MATGKVIFGIIISAMPIGCLRRVLYRACFGYRIAQGAKIGFMSVIAVDSADIGTASIGMFNHFIGPFHLKIGTGVSIGKHNEISCGAWVTEKRFAGKGYARICAIGDGCHITSSHLIDATGGFTLGEHSWVAGSHSQFWTHGIGVTERHIAIGSNCYIGSAARFAPGSSIGMDNIVGLGSVVVGSHNVEGALIAGVPAKVLDANYKWRTRNVSSTETRATNTESASV
- a CDS encoding conserved membrane protein of unknown function (Evidence 4 : Unknown function but conserved in other organisms; MaGe:77308267), which produces MKSQSILLQSASRPKDSTYVQHPDAETPRGVIRPRRTASLFMFGIGVFIQLSMPMTDLYQIPNVRGIFFSFIVAAFIFLFLTGVSIRVGSPVLLSYLALSTFLALGILYSRAPVYGATKAIMTVAYFWALGTVIYNLADDISSAKSFLNGLVMGGVLLIGITALTFGNPIDMIRGANRFFRLRFGEEGNPILLARHLALAITVFATYVAIRRQWIDILWCLPLSSLAFMYLIATGSKGPLVALIASFISTPILLAKGAMARISVAVVVGGVLLAGAIGVFTMLPQGFIQERFVEKIQNLSLRLPAYTVAITAIADSDPIALLVGHGTGDFGYLALGKDARSYPHNVFLEVTYENGLVGFGLLTFAFICPLLALMRALKYRLTPSHHMLLAGLTASYIASIINAQFSGDLGANLFIGMLGAALTSIARAQGQNPVYSQASPSFGGASG
- a CDS encoding conserved membrane protein of unknown function (Evidence 4 : Unknown function but conserved in other organisms; MaGe:77308268) codes for the protein MAASLLTIMIAARSLSQEELGAYFLVMAVVQFAALLGDIGLRNTAIKSLSLLPVESAEFIQTSRYLLTMTVTTSAIACLAAGLATPLLVSLWPYQDFQQHAAFVMPIAFLTTGLQIVMSLLVGAKQFVRLSALSAGIEILRAILSIGSILMGLGLSSLLWGMIISRIVGIGVIWGRMPMLFAPTFRHSRSTELLKFGGWLYGGSLMSAITVRASDLILTTYMGTAALAVYSAAMQIPAILQRIFESIRPAVLGYLSAQQSADEAQQVAIVRITTAMLSVCAIALILLSEPLMTVLYSEKYASGVSTMQALSVWIAFAIVNYLFSTILIGNGESRKAFLLTIPQLFMIVTCTGLLVPRYGGLGAAMALIATGFLGNLVGAWMLAGSDQHTRYTLLMVTIRAAVPLLLLLIATSYTQDSFLLQAGCCAIATALLFATNTIRLSDLNAIAPAISRMIGQIRANRAAA
- a CDS encoding UDP-N-acetylglucosamine 2-epimerase (MaGe:77308269), which codes for MKIAPIIDALNAAEKRGGGLRFRLIHTGQHYDRAMSGSFFEELGIPAPDINLEVGSGTQAEQTAAIMVNYEKVLLKEKSAACLVVGDVTSTMACSIVARKLGIPVAHVEGGIRSGDWTMPEEINRVVTDSITNWFFTTSETANENLRRAGVTDDRIFFVGNTMIDTLLKQLPRLRPPDCWSQLNLESGKYFVLTLHRPANVDGEQQLLGLLQAIAANTDGLPVVFPVHPRTAKNLRESGNALPSMHYVDPLGYLEFNYLVKHAKGVITDSGGITEETTVLGIPCLTLRDNTERPETITIGTNELIGTDPTKLPSALARLMAGQWKKGAIPPKWDGKTAERIVEQLGQLLGV
- a CDS encoding hypothetical protein (Evidence 5 : Unknown function; MaGe:77308270), with protein sequence MLTGMDQAKPEAASPFLRGIQCVDDRRNFHEVGSRSGDEIYALYHMVWFIPVLLMLRFM
- a CDS encoding GDP-L-fucose synthase (MaGe:77308271) — its product is MTAFWTEKRVVVTGGAGFLGSFVVEQLRAKGCKDIVIPRSIDYDLVEMDAVKQLYSDAKPDLVIHLAARVGGIGANQANPGRFFYDNLMMGTQLIEVGRQVGLKKFVALGTICAYPKFAPIPFKEDDIWNGYPEETNAPYGLAKKMMLAQSQAYRQQYDFNSIVLFPVNLYGPRDNFDLKTSHVIPALIRKFGEAKDLKKDHVELWGDGSPSREFLYVEDAAEGILLAAEQYSDSLPVNLGTGEEVAIRNLAELIAKETGFAGPIKWDRTKPNGQPRRCLDVTRAKELFGFQARHRLREGLKKTVQWYFDNRTKLREVQF